AGACCCAGCCGGAGCTTATTCGGAGCCACACTCTTTTTCACTGGTGGCCGGGGGGATGCTGAGGGAATGGATCGGGAGGATTTCATATTAGAAGGGCCAGGAGAAGCCATCCCACGAGGAGAACCCAAGGCCACCTGTGCCTCATGCTTCCAGGGTGCCAAGGGGGAGGTTACGCGGGGAGTCCAAGGTTACGCGAGGTTACGCAGGGGCCATCGTTGGGAAGAGCTTCCACGTAACCTGGACGTAACCTCCCCCCTGCTACCCTGGGGCTAACCCGTAAGGGGGTGGAAGAAATGCACGAGAGGGGTTTACAACTTCCAAAGGTCGTAGGCCAGCAGCATGATTTCCTGATGGTTGCCATTGATACAGGCAATTTTATATTGGCTTACGAGGAGGACCTCGAAGAAGGATTAGGCTCGGAATACGAAAGGCTTTGGGTCGAAGACGTGCCCCTTGTCCTTGCCAGCGACGCTAGCGTTGTCCTACGCAGAGAGCGGTTCGGGGGAATACTCTACGGCTTTAAGAGGGGCATTTTTCTCAATCAGGAAGCCTTCGACCTTGTTAGATCCTTTGTAGTTGCTACTAGGCCATCGCTGGCCCTCAAGCAAGTTCTCAAAGAAGGAGGCTTAAGTGAAATTACCAAGGGATTTGTAGAGGCAGCGGGGCATTTAATCCTTTACTTGATTGCCGAGGGATACCTTCGCCCTTCTCAAGAAGGGCTGGAATCTAAAGCTTTGTTCCTAGACGATCAACACTTCTCCGATGACCGGTACTATAGGCCTCTATCCATGGAAATCGAGCTCACGAATAGGTGCTATAGGCGTTGTGCATACTGTGCATACGAATCCGGCCCTGAACCCAAAATACCTCTTCGGGAAGAGCTGACTTTCGATGAGTGGGGATATATCTTGGATTCCATAAGAAAGGAAGGGGTCTTCTACCTTGAATTCACAGGAGGTGATCCACTGAGTAGGCCAGATGGATTGGAGATCATCCGCCTAGCGGACGAGCTAGGGTTTAGCGTTCAAGTTAACACCGACTTGTCCGTGTTGCGAGATAGCGACTTAGATAAGATTGCGTCCACAAAAAATCTGAACTTCG
This genomic window from Thermus antranikianii DSM 12462 contains:
- a CDS encoding radical SAM protein; translation: MHERGLQLPKVVGQQHDFLMVAIDTGNFILAYEEDLEEGLGSEYERLWVEDVPLVLASDASVVLRRERFGGILYGFKRGIFLNQEAFDLVRSFVVATRPSLALKQVLKEGGLSEITKGFVEAAGHLILYLIAEGYLRPSQEGLESKALFLDDQHFSDDRYYRPLSMEIELTNRCYRRCAYCAYESGPEPKIPLREELTFDEWGYILDSIRKEGVFYLEFTGGDPLSRPDGLEIIRLADELGFSVQVNTDLSVLRDSDLDKIASTKNLNFVGTTLDGSSPDSHDLLRGKGGFKTTLRQISLIAKAGIPLAVFTVVHKKNYTEIRKIGEIATQNNAMYGIAPMYPAGRGASLNHLVLSQEEWDFAVGEYMDMVRLGAIKPHQRLWYKLSRELRSENPARDQIWLTSRGNRALRVDPRGNVYVSAKLREWRPRYSFFGNLLTSTLADIWENSPLLQELRKIPVQPNFFDAVDIRTIPNYTSEIPLADGSASQHG